The region CCGGCCGCTGCGACTGGGCCGCCAGCCGGCCGGCCTCCTGGCCCAGCGCGGCGACCACTTCCCAGGGCAGATGGAGCACCAGGCGGACTTCGGCGTCGCCATCCGGCAGCGCCTGGATGGGAGGGATGAACCGGTCATTCATGGACGGGGCCTCCGGTCTCGGTATCGGCCTGTGCGGGCGGCGCGCGTCCCATGGGCAGGACGCACACAGAGCGATACGGAGAACCGGCCCCTGGTGTTCACCCGTGCGACGGCGATCCTTCTCCCCGCCCCGTGCCCGGGCGCCTCGCCGCCCTGCGCCCCAGGCTCCTCGCCGCCCCGGTGCCGTCAGTTCTTGCTGAGCAGGATCGTCACCGTCGCCAGGATCGCCGCCAGCACCAGCATGGCGATGCCGTAAATCAGCCGCTGCGACCGCAGGACGGGGAGGAACGCGTCGAGGGAGATCCGGCCGGCTCCGGTGAGCGCGAGCCCGGCGGCGCCGACGCCGACGAGCAGCGGGAACTCGAAACCGCCGAAATAGCCGAGCGGCGTGGCGGCGGCGACGGCGTTGGCCATCGTGCCCGCGACGGCCGCACCGGCGAGCGGGGTGAGCAGCCCCACGGCGAGGGCGAGGCCGCCGAAGGTCTCGGTGAGCCCGGCGATCACGGCCATGGCCTTGGGCGCCGGATAGCCGAACTGCGCGAACGCCACGGCCGTCTTGTCGATGCCCAGGCCGCCCCACCAGCCGAAGAGGTGCTGTGCGCCGCGCGCGGCGACGATCAGCCCGACGCCGAGCCGGAGGACCAGCA is a window of Streptomyces violaceusniger Tu 4113 DNA encoding:
- a CDS encoding DoxX family protein translates to MTDSHPENATAPAPASPRTAAHVLRAHDVGLLVLRLGVGLIVAARGAQHLFGWWGGLGIDKTAVAFAQFGYPAPKAMAVIAGLTETFGGLALAVGLLTPLAGAAVAGTMANAVAAATPLGYFGGFEFPLLVGVGAAGLALTGAGRISLDAFLPVLRSQRLIYGIAMLVLAAILATVTILLSKN